TTAAAACGCTCACTTAAGATGCAAATAAGCTCTGCTTTATCTAAATAATTTAACGATACACCCAACACATCATTTATCTCCTTAAAATTACCTTTATTAAAAGTAGTAAAGCCTAAATAGCCCTCATCTACTAAGGAATTCTCTATTTTCTGCAGAAATTTCTTAATGTCTTCTATCCACTGAAAGACAGCGTTTGCTATTATCAAATCAAATTTGGTCGTTAATTCTATTTCTTCAATATCACCATCAAGGAACTTAATCTTCGGGGAAAAAGCTAACAGAAATGCCTGATAGTTATTAATAATGTCATTGGCAAAATAATTCCTAATCTTAAAATCATCTATCATCCTTGAAGTTAAAAGACCTGTCCCTGCCCCTACTTCCAAAACATTTTCAAAACAAACTCCACCTTGTTTTTGCAGCATCTCCACTAGTTTATCTGCCATCAGAACTTGAATAACAGCCGAGTTATTATAAGTATTTACACAACGCGAAAAATTTTTCTTTATCAAACCCTTATCAAGCATCTAGTAATTGATCCCAACTTTGATAATCAAAAAAAGGATAATGACTGTTATCCAAAACAATCGGGCTATCCCACAACAACAACAAATTATTATAAGGAAATATTTTATCTTTTTTGCTGATAAAAACCTTAGTAAAATATTTGTTATCTTCTATTTTAATTTCTTTTGAAAACTCTTTAATACTTATTAGCTCTTGTTTAAGTTTATCTATTTCTGAAATCGTCTGTATTTTATGGAATTTTGCATAATGCTCGCTACAAGTGAACATCCGCCTATAAAATTTATTCAAATTTGAAATATCTAAATTATCATAAGTACCCTGATATACACCAGTCGAAATACCATAAGCATCATCAATTGGAAGAATAGAACCATTAATCGCAATTACTTGATCGGTCTGATATGTTCCTCTATGCAGTAAAGCAGCCACGACTCCAAGCGACCAAGCAACAACAAAAATTGTCTTATATTTTTTAATAGTTTTTAGTAATTCATCTGGAACTTCACTTACTGTATAATCATAAAATACCAACAAATCATTACGAGCTGTTTCAAGCACAATAGAATTAGGTTGCATGCCCCATCCAGTATAAAAAATAATTAAACTGTCTGCACTAGTTTGCTTAACCCACTGAAACTGCATGCTATCTTGCTCCCACAGACCAACACAAGCTTAAAGCCTCGACTAGCTGACTTATATCTGAAGCATCTAGCTCGGCATTCAATGAAATCCTTAATCTGGAGCTCCCCATAGGGACTGTGGGCGGACGAACTGCAAACACTAAAAACCCTGCTTCTTCAAGTTGCTTGGATAATTTCAGCGTACTTTTATTGTCCCCGATAACAATTGAAACAATATGACTATCCCCTGTTACTTCATAACCAAGAGCTTTAACTTTTCTTCTAAAATCATCGGACATTTTTTGTAGCTTTGTTCTTTGTTCAACAAGCAACAACTGTAAATTTTCTAACAACCACTTAGTCCAAAGAATATTAATTGGAGGTAACGCAGTAGAAAAAATAAAAGACCGTGCTTTATTAACTAAATACTGTTTCATCTCCTTGTCACAAGCTACAAATGCCCCAACAGAAGCTAATGCTTTACCAAATGTTCCAATCATCACATCAACTTGCTCTGCCAAACCTAACTCCACGCAAACGCCTTCTCCGTTTTTACCTCTCACGCCAAAAGCATGAGCTTCATCAACATAAAGAGAAAATTTATATTTATTCTTATACGCAACTAAGGTTTTTATATCTGCGGTGTCGCCATCCATGCTAAAAATGCTCTCTGTTATAACCCAAGCATTTTCAAAATTATCTCTGTACTTGGCAAGTAACCCGTTCAAACTATTCATATCATTATGTTTATAACGATACAATTTTGCTCCACTTAATAAAATACCGTCAATGATGCTTGCATGGACCTGTTTATCTGCAAAAATTATCGCTTTTTTATCAATAAGTGCTGGAATTACTCCAATATTTGCCTGAAACCCACTCCCAAAAACCAAAGCTTCTTTCCCTGTGTACAACTTGGCGAGCAATAACTCTAACTCATCAAGAACAATATTGTTGCCTGACATTAGCCTAGAAGCAGAAGAAGAGAACGGATATTTTGCAATATCAACCTCACTTAAAAATCGTTTCCTTAGAGAAGAATCCCCAGCAATTCCGAGATAGTCGTTAGAAGATAAGTCCATCAATTTCCGATTATTAATCATAACGTACTTGCCTTCTCGAGCAGATACAGCACGAAGGACTCTTAATTGCTCTATTGATGATAAATATTCTAATTCTCTTTGATAATTCATAATTAATCTTATAACTTTAAGCTATTTTACTATAGGTGATACAAAGACGCATCCGCAAAGCATTTTCCCCATCTGGATAATACTTTTTACGCACGCCAATAACCTCAAACCCATTGCTTTTATAAAAATCTACAGCTTTTGAGGTTGCTCTAACTTCTAAAAATATACTTTCTATTTTCTTTTCCCTTAAATTGTTCATTAATATTTTCATTGCCTTAGAACCAATGCCACGGCTCTGGTTTTCTGGTCCAATCGCAATATTGATTAGCTCTGCTTCTGGAGGCAAAACATCTACCATAATGTACCCAACTGGACTACCTTGCTCTATTATTAAACTAACAATTTTGTCGTCTTTATCTAAGGCATTTAAAAAGTCTTCTCTGCTCCAAACAGAAGCGATTGTTTGCTGATGAATTCTTTCTAAAAAGGCTAAGTCATTAGCTTGAGCCTTTTGTAGCTTGATCACTTTTTTGTACCTACTTTAGGAGCAGTCACATTTACAGGATAGGAATAAATAGGAGCTACTGT
Above is a genomic segment from Candidatus Margulisiibacteriota bacterium containing:
- the bioC gene encoding malonyl-ACP O-methyltransferase BioC, with translation MLDKGLIKKNFSRCVNTYNNSAVIQVLMADKLVEMLQKQGGVCFENVLEVGAGTGLLTSRMIDDFKIRNYFANDIINNYQAFLLAFSPKIKFLDGDIEEIELTTKFDLIIANAVFQWIEDIKKFLQKIENSLVDEGYLGFTTFNKGNFKEINDVLGVSLNYLDKAELICILSERFNIMEVVEMEEKLYFDDFVSVLQHIKATGANNLGPTKLSKAQLQEKGLEYKKKYSKEGKLSLTYRPICVICSCNK
- a CDS encoding 8-amino-7-oxononanoate synthase; the protein is MNYQRELEYLSSIEQLRVLRAVSAREGKYVMINNRKLMDLSSNDYLGIAGDSSLRKRFLSEVDIAKYPFSSSASRLMSGNNIVLDELELLLAKLYTGKEALVFGSGFQANIGVIPALIDKKAIIFADKQVHASIIDGILLSGAKLYRYKHNDMNSLNGLLAKYRDNFENAWVITESIFSMDGDTADIKTLVAYKNKYKFSLYVDEAHAFGVRGKNGEGVCVELGLAEQVDVMIGTFGKALASVGAFVACDKEMKQYLVNKARSFIFSTALPPINILWTKWLLENLQLLLVEQRTKLQKMSDDFRRKVKALGYEVTGDSHIVSIVIGDNKSTLKLSKQLEEAGFLVFAVRPPTVPMGSSRLRISLNAELDASDISQLVEALSLCWSVGAR
- a CDS encoding DUF452 family protein yields the protein MQFQWVKQTSADSLIIFYTGWGMQPNSIVLETARNDLLVFYDYTVSEVPDELLKTIKKYKTIFVVAWSLGVVAALLHRGTYQTDQVIAINGSILPIDDAYGISTGVYQGTYDNLDISNLNKFYRRMFTCSEHYAKFHKIQTISEIDKLKQELISIKEFSKEIKIEDNKYFTKVFISKKDKIFPYNNLLLLWDSPIVLDNSHYPFFDYQSWDQLLDA
- the rimI gene encoding ribosomal protein S18-alanine N-acetyltransferase, coding for MIKLQKAQANDLAFLERIHQQTIASVWSREDFLNALDKDDKIVSLIIEQGSPVGYIMVDVLPPEAELINIAIGPENQSRGIGSKAMKILMNNLREKKIESIFLEVRATSKAVDFYKSNGFEVIGVRKKYYPDGENALRMRLCITYSKIA